One window of the Primulina eburnea isolate SZY01 chromosome 18, ASM2296580v1, whole genome shotgun sequence genome contains the following:
- the LOC140819877 gene encoding uncharacterized protein isoform X2 translates to MDLLLFSYAGEDDPNHDNSDPDSSPTRIPLPSKSAAPIVDDTMLSLTVSGQSHSQAHKPLDPTQHVVSFNPTYDQLWTPIVGPAHPYAKDGLAQGLRNHKLGFVENASIEPFVFDEQYNTYYKFGYAADPSENRYVGDVVGFEKNDGITVYNIPQHEQKKRKLEKKKETMEENQGNDEVVDAVEVENPASETWLMNNRKSPWAGKREWVQGELTEEQKKYAEEHAKKKAEKEGVEREKGESHLDKSTFHGKEEQDYQGRSWIAPPKDAKASNDHCYIPKKLVHTWSGHTKGVSAIRFFPRHGHLILSAGMDTKLKIWDVFNSGKCMRTYMGHNKAVRDIYFTNDGTKFLSAGYDKNIKYWDTETGQVISTFSTGKIPYVVRLNPDDDKQNVLLAGMSDKKIVQWDMNSGQITQEYDQHLGAVNTITFVDDNRRFVTSSDDKSLRIWEFGIPVVIKYISEPHMHSMPSISLHPNKNWLACQSLDNQILIYSTRERFQLNKKKRFAGHIVAGYACQVNFSPDGRFVMSGDGEGRCWFWDWKSCKVFRTLKCHDGVCIGSAWHPLEQSKVATCGWDGLIKYW, encoded by the coding sequence ATGGATCTCCTGCTTTTCTCGTACGCCGGGGAAGACGATCCGAACCACGACAACTCCGACCCAGATTCCTCCCCGACCCGGATTCCCCTTCCCTCGAAATCCGCCGCCCCGATAGTCGACGACACGATGCTGTCTCTCACCGTCTCCGGCCAATCTCACTCGCAGGCGCATAAACCCCTCGACCCGACCCAGCACGTTGTCTCCTTCAACCCCACCTACGACCAGCTCTGGACCCCCATTGTCGGTCCCGCGCACCCCTATGCCAAAGACGGGCTGGCTCAAGGTCTCCGCAACCATAAGCTGGGATTTGTCGAGAACGCGTCTATCGAGCCGTTTGTTTTTGATGAGCAGTACAACACTTACTACAAATTCGGGTACGCTGCTGATCCCTCTGAGAATAGATATGTCGGTGATGTTGTGGGTTTTGAGAAGAATGATGGGATTACGGTTTATAATATCCCGCAACACGAGCAGAAGAAGAGGAAACTTGAGAAGAAGAAGGAGACGATGGAGGAGAATCAGGGGAATGACGAAGTGGTTGATGCAGTGGAGGTGGAGAATCCTGCGAGCGAGACTTGGTTGATGAATAATAGGAAGAGTCCCTGGGCGGGGAAGAGGGAGTGGGTGCAAGGTGAGTTGACGGAGGAGCAGAAGAAATACGCGGAGGAGCACGCGAAGAAGAAAGCTGAGAAGGAAGGGGTTGAGAGGGAGAAAGGGGAGTCTCACCTTGATAAGAGTACTTTTCATGGAAAAGAGGAGCAAGATTATCAGGGGAGGTCTTGGATTGCTCCTCCTAAGGATGCCAAGGCAAGTAATGATCATTGTTATATACCCAAGAAACTGGTTCATACTTGGAGTGGCCATACTAAGGGGGTTTCGGCTATCAGATTTTTCCCCCGGCATGGTCATTTGATATTGTCTGCTGGAATGGATACGAAGCTGAAGATATGGGATGTGTTTAATTCGGGGAAATGCATGAGAACCTACATGGGGCACAACAAGGCCGTGAGGGATATTTACTTTACTAATGATGGGACAAAGTTTCTATCTGCTGGTTATGATAAGAATATCAAGTATTGGGATACAGAGACTGGACAAGTGATATCGACTTTTTCGACTGGGAAGATTCCTTATGTTGTGAGGCTTAACCCAGATGATGATAAGCAGAACGTACTACTGGCAGGGATGAGTGATAAGAAGATTGTGCAGTGGGATATGAATTCAGGGCAGATTACACAGGAGTATGATCAACATTTAGGGGCTGTGAATACAATAACTTTCGTGGATGATAATAGAAGGTTTGTGACTTCAAGTGATGATAAATCGCTGCGGATATGGGAGTTTGGGATTCCGGTGGTTATCAAGTATATTAGTGAGCCGCACATGCACTCAATGCCTTCTATTTCTTTGCATCCAAATAAAAACTGGCTTGCCTGTCAGAGTTTGGATAATCAGATACTTATATACAGTACCAGAGAGAGGTTCCAGCTGAATAAAAAGAAGAGGTTTGCGGGGCACATAGTTGCTGGCTATGCTTGTCAGGTCAACTTTTCGCCGGATGGGCGGTTTGTAATGTCAGGTGATGGTGAAGGGCGTTGCTGGTTTTGGGATTGGAAGAGTTGTAAAGTTTTTAGAACTCTCAAGTGCCATGACGGAGTTTGTATTGGTTCTGCGTGGCATCCCCTGGAACAAAGTAAAGTGGCAACCTGTGGCTGGGATGGCTTGATTAAATACTGGTAA
- the LOC140819877 gene encoding uncharacterized protein isoform X1, protein MDLLLFSYAGEDDPNHDNSDPDSSPTRIPLPSKSAAPIVDDTMLSLTVSGQSHSQAHKPLDPTQHVVSFNPTYDQLWTPIVGPAHPYAKDGLAQGLRNHKLGFVENASIEPFVFDEQYNTYYKFGYAADPSENRYVGDVVGFEKNDGITVYNIPQHEQKKRKLEKKKETMEENQGNDEVVDAVEVENPASETWLMNNRKSPWAGKREWVQGELTEEQKKYAEEHAKKKAEKEGVEREKGESHLDKSTFHGKEEQDYQGRSWIAPPKDAKASNDHCYIPKKLVHTWSGHTKGVSAIRFFPRHGHLILSAGMDTKLKIWDVFNSGKCMRTYMGHNKAVRDIYFTNDGTKFLSAGYDKNIKYWDTETGQVISTFSTGKIPYVVRLNPDDDKQNVLLAGMSDKKIVQWDMNSGQITQEYDQHLGAVNTITFVDDNRRFVTSSDDKSLRIWEFGIPVVIKYISEPHMHSMPSISLHPNKNWLACQSLDNQILIYSTRERFQLNKKKRFAGHIVAGYACQVNFSPDGRFVMSGDGEGRCWFWDWKSCKVFRTLKCHDGVCIGSAWHPLEQSKVATCGWDGLIKYWD, encoded by the coding sequence ATGGATCTCCTGCTTTTCTCGTACGCCGGGGAAGACGATCCGAACCACGACAACTCCGACCCAGATTCCTCCCCGACCCGGATTCCCCTTCCCTCGAAATCCGCCGCCCCGATAGTCGACGACACGATGCTGTCTCTCACCGTCTCCGGCCAATCTCACTCGCAGGCGCATAAACCCCTCGACCCGACCCAGCACGTTGTCTCCTTCAACCCCACCTACGACCAGCTCTGGACCCCCATTGTCGGTCCCGCGCACCCCTATGCCAAAGACGGGCTGGCTCAAGGTCTCCGCAACCATAAGCTGGGATTTGTCGAGAACGCGTCTATCGAGCCGTTTGTTTTTGATGAGCAGTACAACACTTACTACAAATTCGGGTACGCTGCTGATCCCTCTGAGAATAGATATGTCGGTGATGTTGTGGGTTTTGAGAAGAATGATGGGATTACGGTTTATAATATCCCGCAACACGAGCAGAAGAAGAGGAAACTTGAGAAGAAGAAGGAGACGATGGAGGAGAATCAGGGGAATGACGAAGTGGTTGATGCAGTGGAGGTGGAGAATCCTGCGAGCGAGACTTGGTTGATGAATAATAGGAAGAGTCCCTGGGCGGGGAAGAGGGAGTGGGTGCAAGGTGAGTTGACGGAGGAGCAGAAGAAATACGCGGAGGAGCACGCGAAGAAGAAAGCTGAGAAGGAAGGGGTTGAGAGGGAGAAAGGGGAGTCTCACCTTGATAAGAGTACTTTTCATGGAAAAGAGGAGCAAGATTATCAGGGGAGGTCTTGGATTGCTCCTCCTAAGGATGCCAAGGCAAGTAATGATCATTGTTATATACCCAAGAAACTGGTTCATACTTGGAGTGGCCATACTAAGGGGGTTTCGGCTATCAGATTTTTCCCCCGGCATGGTCATTTGATATTGTCTGCTGGAATGGATACGAAGCTGAAGATATGGGATGTGTTTAATTCGGGGAAATGCATGAGAACCTACATGGGGCACAACAAGGCCGTGAGGGATATTTACTTTACTAATGATGGGACAAAGTTTCTATCTGCTGGTTATGATAAGAATATCAAGTATTGGGATACAGAGACTGGACAAGTGATATCGACTTTTTCGACTGGGAAGATTCCTTATGTTGTGAGGCTTAACCCAGATGATGATAAGCAGAACGTACTACTGGCAGGGATGAGTGATAAGAAGATTGTGCAGTGGGATATGAATTCAGGGCAGATTACACAGGAGTATGATCAACATTTAGGGGCTGTGAATACAATAACTTTCGTGGATGATAATAGAAGGTTTGTGACTTCAAGTGATGATAAATCGCTGCGGATATGGGAGTTTGGGATTCCGGTGGTTATCAAGTATATTAGTGAGCCGCACATGCACTCAATGCCTTCTATTTCTTTGCATCCAAATAAAAACTGGCTTGCCTGTCAGAGTTTGGATAATCAGATACTTATATACAGTACCAGAGAGAGGTTCCAGCTGAATAAAAAGAAGAGGTTTGCGGGGCACATAGTTGCTGGCTATGCTTGTCAGGTCAACTTTTCGCCGGATGGGCGGTTTGTAATGTCAGGTGATGGTGAAGGGCGTTGCTGGTTTTGGGATTGGAAGAGTTGTAAAGTTTTTAGAACTCTCAAGTGCCATGACGGAGTTTGTATTGGTTCTGCGTGGCATCCCCTGGAACAAAGTAAAGTGGCAACCTGTGGCTGGGATGGCTTGATTAAATACTG